A single window of Zea mays cultivar B73 chromosome 10, Zm-B73-REFERENCE-NAM-5.0, whole genome shotgun sequence DNA harbors:
- the LOC100193547 gene encoding Pentatricopeptide repeat-containing protein At2g37320 has product MHRHLFYLCQFKGHAVIPAVAATIQLVVANFGTSPTLEISRKQRCANLQNALRILDLVPSKHHHDQEEVPSHHRLINGCMGDISGVQSRLHTMRRGKESFANSNSNQAQPKHGNIVSNNTSVCPSITRLTKEDMFMQIVELHRRGQISSDASILASALSYCADEKTLTTGVQFHAQLVKVGYVSSIPIGSSLISFYSRCSQLEIAHRIFQNMTAKSTVTWTALISGYAQDNQVEPCLHLFALMRQSVCKPNDITFATILSVCTNHAFLVLGKSVQALQMRMGFGSYVHVSNALISMYAKCGSIGEARAVFESITCKDLVSWNSLIFGYSQHGLAEHCLYLLREMEGHIIPDAISFLGVLSSCRHACLVAEGRRCFRAMIEHGVIPEIDHYSCMVDLFGRAGLLDEAWDLIQTMPMPPNGVIWGSLLASCRLHGSISIGIQAAEHRLKLEPSCAATHVQLANLYGSIGCWDDVARVRKVMKERGLKTNIGCSWIEVGNKVYTFTAENRSKNQVNNVLVVLDCLQSHMDHKYDILIEGLDWDDPEHIKLSLNNI; this is encoded by the coding sequence ATGCACAGACATCTCTTCTACCTCTGCCAATTCAAAGGCCATGCTGTTATACCAGCAGTAGCTGCAACGATTCAACTAGTTGTGGCAAATTTCGGCACATCCCCAACACTCGAGATATCAAGAAAGCAAAGGTGTGCTAACCTTCAAAATGCATTGAGAATTTTGGACCTTGTACCATCCAAGCATCATCATGACCAAGAGGAAGTTCCGTCACATCACCGCCTTATCAATGGCTGTATGGGTGACATCTCGGGAGTCCAATCAAGACTGCACACTATGCGTAGGGGTAAAGAGAGCTTTGCTAACTCAAACTCAAATCAAGCACAGCCTAAACACGGTAACATTGTCTCAAATAATACCTCGGTTTGCCCCTCCATAACTAGACTCACAAAGGAAGACATGTTTATGCAAATTGTGGAGTTACATAGGAGGGGACAAATCAGTTCAGATGCATCCATTTTGGCATCTGCACTGAGTTACTGTGCTGATGAGAAAACTCTTACCACAGGTGTACAGTTCCATGCTCAACTAGTGAAAGTAGGATATGTCTCATCTATCCCCATTGGCAGCTCGCTGATCAGTTTTTATTCACGATGCAGCCAATTGGAAATTGCTCATCGGATTTTCCAAAATATGACAGCAAAAAGTACTGTGACATGGACAGCATTAATTTCTGGTTATGCCCAAGATAATCAGGTCGAACCATGTCTCCATTTATTTGCACTGATGAGGCAGTCTGTGTGCAAGCCAAATGACATCACATTTGCAACTATCTTGAGTGTCTGCACTAATCATGCATTTCTTGTACTTGGTAAAAGTGTGCAAGCCCTACAAATGAGAATGGGTTTTGGTTCCTATGTGCATGTGTCCAATGCATTGATATCAATGTATGCAAAATGCGGGAGCATTGGTGAAGCACGAGCTGTATTTGAGAGCATTACATGCAAAGACCTGGTCTCTTGGAACTCCTTGATCTTTGGATATTCACAGCATGGCCTTGCTGAGCATTGCCTATACTTGCTAAGAGAAATGGAAGGACATATAATACCGGATGCAATCTCCTTCCTAGGTGTGCTCTCATCATGCCGGCATGCATGCCTTGTGGCAGAGGGCCGACGCTGCTTCAGGGCAATGATTGAACATGGAGTAATACCAGAGATAGATCACTACTCATGTATGGTTGATCTTTTTGGCCGTGCAGGACTGCTTGATGAAGCATGGGATCTGATCCAGACGATGCCCATGCCTCCAAATGGTGTCATATGGGGCTCCCTGCTAGCTTCCTGTAGGCTGCATGGGAGCATTTCGATCGGCATACAAGCTGCAGAGCACCGTCTAAAGCTGGAACCAAGTTGTGCTGCAACTCATGTCCAGCTAGCGAATTTGTATGGGAGCATTGGGTGCTGGGATGATGTGGCAAGAGTGAGGAAAGTGATGAAGGAGAGAGGGCTGAAAACAAATATCGGGTGCAGTTGGATAGAAGTTGGCAATAAAGTTTATACATTTACAGCAGAAAACAGATCAAAGAACCAGGTAAACAATGTCCTAgttgttctcgattgcttgcagtCACATATGGATCACAAGTATGATATACTGATTGAGGGTCTGGATTGGGATGATCCTGAACATATAAAGTTGAGTTTAAACAATATATAA
- the LOC114574133 gene encoding RING-H2 finger protein ATL78-like produces MHKDMEYPRRTLLHTPFSGHPSGPSQPIDGATATDGSNFDANVVMILAVLLCALICALGLNSIVRCALRCSSRVVVGPEPNQVTRLVQSGLRRKALRAMPVLVYSPGLRINAANPTCAICLSDFEAGEHVRVLPKCNHGFHVRCIDRWLLARSTCPTCRQSLFGVPQKASGCSEASRAAEPEPAPAPAPARSVLVPLRPEGLVTHYDF; encoded by the exons ATG CACAAGGACATGGAGTACCCAAGAAGGACACTGCTGCACACCCCTTTCTCCGGGCATCCCTCTGGTCCAAGCCAGCCAATAGATGGAGCCACGGCCACAGACGGAAGCAACTTCGACGCGAACGTGGTCATGATCCTGGCTGTCCTCCTGTGCGCGCTGATCTGCGCTCTCGGGCTCAACTCCATCGTCCGGTGCGCGCTGCGGTGCTCGAGCCGGGTGGTGGTGGGTCCTGAACCGAACCAGGTGACGCGGCTTGTCCAGAGCGGGCTGAGGAGGAAGGCGCTCCGAGCCATGCCGGTCCTGGTCTACTCGCCTGGGCTGAGGATCAATGCTGCCAACCCGACATGCGCGATCTGCCTCTCGGACTTCGAGGCAGGGGAGCATGTCAGGGTCCTCCCCAAATGCAACCACGGCTTCCATGTCAGGTGCATCGACCGGTGGCTGCTGGCGCGGTCGACGTGCCCGACGTGCCGGCAGTCCCTGTTCGGAGTGCCGCAGAAGGCCTCCGGCTGCTCCGAGGCGAGCCGGGCTGCCGAGCCAGAGCCTGCGCCTGCGCCTGCGCCTGCTCGCTCTGTCCTTGTGCCGCTCAGACCTGAAGGTTTGGTCACTCATTATGATTTTTAG